One Natator depressus isolate rNatDep1 chromosome 5, rNatDep2.hap1, whole genome shotgun sequence DNA segment encodes these proteins:
- the MOCS2 gene encoding molybdopterin synthase catalytic subunit isoform X4, whose product MNESEDEPKDFIKLNCEKLSADEVSELVISPCCGAVSLFIGTTRNNFEGKKVIHLEYEAYSSMAEAEIKKICRDVRQKWASIKHIAVHHRLGLVPVTEASVIVAISSPHRVASLEAVQYCINTLKATVPIWKKEIYEQEYSWKENKECFWADVEK is encoded by the exons ATGAATGAAAGTGAAGATGAGCCCAAAGATTTCATCAAACTGAACTGTGAAAAACTCTCTGCAGATGAAGTGTCGGAGCTGGTGATTTCTCCATGCTGCGGGGCTGTCTCTCTGTTCATAG gtACTACAAGGAATAACtttgaagggaaaaaagtgattcaCTTAGAATATGAAGCATACTCATCAATGGCAGaagctgaaataaagaaaatctgTAGAGATGTTAGACAGAAATGGGCTTCCATCAAACATATAGCAGTGCACCATAGACTTGG TTTAGTTCCAGTAACAGAAGCAAGTGTGATTGTAGCAATCTCCTCTCCACACCGAGTGGCATCTCTTGAGGCTGTGCAATACTGCATCAATACTTTGAAAGCAACTGTTCCAATTTGGAAAAAG gaGATTTATGAGCAGGAATATTCttggaaagaaaacaaggaaTGCTTTTGGGCAGATGTGGAAAAATAA
- the MOCS2 gene encoding molybdopterin synthase catalytic subunit isoform X3, with product MYLGISFCGLQPASSDAWSGKYSSSEAMNESEDEPKDFIKLNCEKLSADEVSELVISPCCGAVSLFIGTTRNNFEGKKVIHLEYEAYSSMAEAEIKKICRDVRQKWASIKHIAVHHRLGLVPVTEASVIVAISSPHRVASLEAVQYCINTLKATVPIWKKEIYEQEYSWKENKECFWADVEK from the exons atgtatttgggcataagcttttgtgggctacaacccgcttcatcagatgcatggagtggaaaatacagcagcag CGAAGCCATGAATGAAAGTGAAGATGAGCCCAAAGATTTCATCAAACTGAACTGTGAAAAACTCTCTGCAGATGAAGTGTCGGAGCTGGTGATTTCTCCATGCTGCGGGGCTGTCTCTCTGTTCATAG gtACTACAAGGAATAACtttgaagggaaaaaagtgattcaCTTAGAATATGAAGCATACTCATCAATGGCAGaagctgaaataaagaaaatctgTAGAGATGTTAGACAGAAATGGGCTTCCATCAAACATATAGCAGTGCACCATAGACTTGG TTTAGTTCCAGTAACAGAAGCAAGTGTGATTGTAGCAATCTCCTCTCCACACCGAGTGGCATCTCTTGAGGCTGTGCAATACTGCATCAATACTTTGAAAGCAACTGTTCCAATTTGGAAAAAG gaGATTTATGAGCAGGAATATTCttggaaagaaaacaaggaaTGCTTTTGGGCAGATGTGGAAAAATAA
- the MOCS2 gene encoding molybdopterin synthase catalytic subunit isoform X1, producing MYLGISFCGLQPASSDAWSGKYSSSFLFPSSEAMNESEDEPKDFIKLNCEKLSADEVSELVISPCCGAVSLFIGTTRNNFEGKKVIHLEYEAYSSMAEAEIKKICRDVRQKWASIKHIAVHHRLGLVPVTEASVIVAISSPHRVASLEAVQYCINTLKATVPIWKKEIYEQEYSWKENKECFWADVEK from the exons atgtatttgggcataagcttttgtgggctacaacccgcttcatcagatgcatggagtggaaaatacagcagcag CTTTCTGTTTCCTTCCAGCGAAGCCATGAATGAAAGTGAAGATGAGCCCAAAGATTTCATCAAACTGAACTGTGAAAAACTCTCTGCAGATGAAGTGTCGGAGCTGGTGATTTCTCCATGCTGCGGGGCTGTCTCTCTGTTCATAG gtACTACAAGGAATAACtttgaagggaaaaaagtgattcaCTTAGAATATGAAGCATACTCATCAATGGCAGaagctgaaataaagaaaatctgTAGAGATGTTAGACAGAAATGGGCTTCCATCAAACATATAGCAGTGCACCATAGACTTGG TTTAGTTCCAGTAACAGAAGCAAGTGTGATTGTAGCAATCTCCTCTCCACACCGAGTGGCATCTCTTGAGGCTGTGCAATACTGCATCAATACTTTGAAAGCAACTGTTCCAATTTGGAAAAAG gaGATTTATGAGCAGGAATATTCttggaaagaaaacaaggaaTGCTTTTGGGCAGATGTGGAAAAATAA
- the MOCS2 gene encoding molybdopterin synthase catalytic subunit isoform X2, translating into MYLGISFCGLQPASSDAWSGKYSSSFLFPSSEAMNESEDEPKDFIKLNCEKLSADEVSELVISPCCGAVSLFIGTTRNNFEGKKVIHLEYEAYSSMAEAEIKKICRDVRQKWASIKHIAVHHRLGLVPVTEASVIVAISSPHRVASLEAVQYCINTLKATVPIWKKVRQSKLWTEFSLFGMCE; encoded by the exons atgtatttgggcataagcttttgtgggctacaacccgcttcatcagatgcatggagtggaaaatacagcagcag CTTTCTGTTTCCTTCCAGCGAAGCCATGAATGAAAGTGAAGATGAGCCCAAAGATTTCATCAAACTGAACTGTGAAAAACTCTCTGCAGATGAAGTGTCGGAGCTGGTGATTTCTCCATGCTGCGGGGCTGTCTCTCTGTTCATAG gtACTACAAGGAATAACtttgaagggaaaaaagtgattcaCTTAGAATATGAAGCATACTCATCAATGGCAGaagctgaaataaagaaaatctgTAGAGATGTTAGACAGAAATGGGCTTCCATCAAACATATAGCAGTGCACCATAGACTTGG TTTAGTTCCAGTAACAGAAGCAAGTGTGATTGTAGCAATCTCCTCTCCACACCGAGTGGCATCTCTTGAGGCTGTGCAATACTGCATCAATACTTTGAAAGCAACTGTTCCAATTTGGAAAAAG